The region CGCGGGCCTCATTCCGTCCGCTCCCTCAAACCGGCCTTCGATCCGAGGAGGAATCCATGCCGAAAGACGCTCCGAAAACCATGGGCCAGCAGTTCGGCCGCCGCTCGTGGGCCGAACCGTGGAAGATCAAAATGGTCGAGCCGATCCGGATGACGACGTCCGAGCAGCGCCGGCGCGCGCTGGCCGAGGCCGGCTTCAACACCTTCCTGCTCCGGTCCGAGGACGTCTACATCGACCTCCTGACCGACAGCGGCACGAGCGCGATGAGCGACCGGCAATGGGCGGGCTTGATGCTGGGCGACGAAGCCTACGCCGGCAGCCGCAATTTTTACAACCTGGAAAACGCCGTCCAAACCTACTACGGATACAAACATCTTGTACCCACCCACCAAGGGCGCGGGGCGGAGCACCTCCTCAGCCAGGCGGCGATCAAAAAGGGCCAGTTCGTCCCCGGAAACATGTACTTCACCACCACCCGCCTGCATCAGGAACTCGCCGGCGGAATCTTCGCCGACGTGGTGATCGACGAGGCCTACCACGCCCAAAAAGAGCATCCCTTCAAGGGCAACGTCGATCTGGGCAAGCTCGAGGCGCTGATTAAGGAAAAGGGCGCGGAAAACATCGCCTACATCAGCCTGGCCGGGACGGTCAACATGGCCGGCGGCCAGCCGGTGAGCATGGCCAACGTCAAGGCCCTGCGCGCCTTGTGCGACCGATACGGAATCCGGGTCTTCCTCGACGCCACCCGCATGGCCGAAAACGCCTTGTTCATCCAGGAACGCGAAGAGGGATATGCGGGAAAATCCGTCGCCGAGATCCTGAAGG is a window of Anaerolineales bacterium DNA encoding:
- a CDS encoding tyrosine phenol-lyase is translated as MPKDAPKTMGQQFGRRSWAEPWKIKMVEPIRMTTSEQRRRALAEAGFNTFLLRSEDVYIDLLTDSGTSAMSDRQWAGLMLGDEAYAGSRNFYNLENAVQTYYGYKHLVPTHQGRGAEHLLSQAAIKKGQFVPGNMYFTTTRLHQELAGGIFADVVIDEAYHAQKEHPFKGNVDLGKLEALIKEKGAENIAYISLAGTVNMAGGQPVSMANVKALRALCDRYGIRVFLDATRMAENALFIQEREEGYAGKSVAEILKEFCGHTDGAWMSAKKDNLVNIGGWLAVNDPQLFEELRNLVVVYEGLHTYGGMAGRDMEAMAIGIAECVQDDHIRARVGQVRYLGELLMDWGVPITRPVGGHAVFLDAAAFYPHLPQIQFPAQTLAAELYLDSGVRSMERGIASAGRDPKTGDHYFPRLELTRLTIPRRVYTQAHMDVVAESVKAVYDSREKTRGLKMVFEPKYLRFFQARFERT